Genomic window (Candidatus Fokinia cryptica):
ATAGAGTTCTGCAACTCAATATCCAATCCTGCCTTTTCATACTGTTTTATAATGTCACTTATAAGTGATTCACTAGAAAATAAATTACTCAAATTCATAAATAAACCAGAAGTATTAGAGGCGGTACCCGAAGTACCTGAATTGGTAGAAGTCTCTGAATTTGTATCAGAAGAAAATTGATTATTACGCTTTGTCATTGCTTCTTGCAAACATATATCAAAAGTATCAAGAGCATAGTACCATAATCACGAATTTAACACATTATATTTTTTCATATTTTCTTTATGAAAAATCATGGCAATATAAATATTATAATAAATTCGGTATACTCACAGAGCATTTTGTATATAACATCATCCGATATTACAGCAAATTTATCTCAAAACAGATCTCCCATCTATAATATTCTTATCTTAAGAGCGTACCTATAATCTTAATCTGAAAGTTATGAATTTAAGAAAACTATTAGTACTTTTTTCACATATTACCTGTAGAATCAGCAACTAGTACGCAGCACTACCATATATAAAGAAACGCTGCTGCAAGTCACCTTCTTGAGCGTTGAGAGGAATAGCATAATCAAATGATATTGTACCTAAAAACGGTAATTTTATACTTAATCCTACACCAATCCCCCCCCTTATTGCTTTAGAATTATAGTATCCATCATACGGATTAATATCATATCTAAAATAACTATTCTGCTCGGCCTCGTAACACTGTTGGGTAGCTGGATTTGTCTTACATTCCTCCACTTCCTTTTTCATTTCTGATTTGCTTGGTATTTTTCCATCTTTTTTAAAATATCCCATTTTTCGCCAAGTATCAGTCGGTATATCTATATCCCAGCAAGTACCAAAATCCATAAATCCTCTCAAATCTATATCTAATTCTTTTGCCATTTTTAGAGGGTATATTACTTCTACAGAACCAGTAAAATATTTTTTAGCTCCTAAAGAATCTGAATACAGCTTATCTCTGGGACATATACCATTTGGCTGAAAACCACGTATTTTTGGTGCACCAAGCATAAATCCGTTCGCAACACTTACTTTATTATCTCCAAATGCACTAATCATCCCACCATTTACTTTAGTATAAATGAGGAATTTTCTATCAATAACAGGTAAATAAAAGCCAGTATTCACATCATACTTTTGATAGTACCCATTACCACCTAATCCAGCAAATTCTGGAAAAATACCTAATGAATATCCATCTGGCAATTTGCCTCTATAAAAAACTTTTCTATAAGTAAGAGATGACGTGACAGCAGATACAACATATGGAGACGTCTCAGCTCTTATATAAGCTGATATATCGTTTTTCTTATTATTTATATCGTCTCCCTTGAGAATATACCCTAACCCAGCATCACAATACTTTGTAATGGGAAAAATAAACTTCGTAAATAACCCTTTCCTTACTATATCATACTGTGACTGTTGCCATTCCTTAGTATGTTGAGCATTTTCCTTTTCTGCATAATACGGCGTAGTATTATAGAAAGCTCCAAATTGCCACATTAAATCACGCTCAAGAAAGTATGGATCTGTGTAGGTGAAATCTGTAGCAAAAGACGGAGCAACATTCGCGGTGCTATTCATCATACCGGGAGCAGGGCCTGCAGCAAATCTTATATCTATTATCTTCCCAGTACCAAGAAAATTTCTCTCTACAAGCTCAATTAATCCTGAAAATTTTGATTTACCTGTAGAATCCATACCACCATAAGCTAACTGCAATTGCATCTTCGCAGTACTTTTTTCTTTCACTGTGAGCTTTAAGTCAGCCTTATCATTTTGCTGAGGGATAATACTTGCATCTATGTCATCAAATATATCAAGGGATCTGATATTAGAAACGGAGGCATTAACATATTCCATCTTAAAAGGATCACCCTCACCTATCTCCAATTCTTTTCTTACTACGAAATCCTTAGTCTTCGAATTGCCGTCTATTATAATATTATTTACATAAACATAACTACTTTCTGCAATGTTAAAACGGATATCAACCTGATTACCATCTTTAATTATTTCATAAGATACCTTACTAAAAGCGTATCCGACTTCATGCATCTTCTCCTTAAGCGCCTCTTGAAGGGCTTTTATTTTTCTAATAGAAACTGACTCTCCTTTTCTGAGATTAATTCTTTTTATCAAATCAGAAAAATCCACTTTTTTCTGAAGATTCACATTCACATTCCTTACTACATATCTCACTCCTTCATCCACCACGTAAGTAACAAGTGCTCCTTTTTTTTCTGGCAAAATAGCCACTTCAGTATTAGTGATTTCGCAATCTATGTATCCAGCATCTTCATAAAATTCCTTCACTCTCTGAGCATCAGACACTACAGTACTATGCTTCACTATATGATTATCAACCATAGCACGATACCACGTCTTTTCCTTCATCGAAATGACATCTTTCAGCCCCGCATCCGAAAATGCTTTATTTCCAATAAAATTTATAGCAACTACGGACGGAGCACTACCCTCGTGTATATAGTATATTACATTTATTCTTACATCATCGAGCATTACAAATTTCGGAGTAACTGTAGCTTCAAAATATCCTTTTTCTCTAAATACTTGTTTCAATATTTGCGAATCACTCCAACTCCTCTGGTAACTATAAGGCGTACCTGGCTTTGTTTTCATAAAATTTCGCAATGTAGAATCGCTAATATTTTTATTACCACGAAACAGTACAGAGTTCACTATTGGAACTTCCTTTACATTAATAACTATTGACTGCTCTTTTGCATCAAATTGCACCTTAACATCTTTAAAAAATCCGGTATTATATAACTTCTTAATCGAATTATTTATCAGTTGTTCTGTAACAGCTTTTCGCTTTGGTAATGCAAAATAGTGTACAACAGCACTAGAAGACAATATTTTATTACCAGTAACAATCAATTTCACGCTTTCTGTTGAAATCGCAGCATCTTCTGTTATTGCATTAGCGTCACAGCTAACAATAAGAGAAAGAAATAACAGAAGCAAAAGAGTAGATCTTTTAAAGCACTTCATCAAAATATATCAATTTACCTAGATTTCTCAGCTACCGGTAGAGGATATACATTTTTATAAAATAATCAAATCCAAGCTTTAGCTCTTAGTATTTATCACTCAGCTATTTAAGGAGTAATAACTTATCAAGTAGTTAAATAAGAAAACAATCACTCGTATTTTTCTATCTATGGAATATGAAAAACATTTTTACCAATACACCTAAATAGGATAGCAGAAACATCTGCTCAACTTCTCTTATCTAAAATTTTTCACATCACTTATAGATGCAGATATAAGAATTGCTATAATGAAAACAAAACCAATAAAAAGTAAAATCTTCTGAATATTCTGTGGTATCTTCTTCTTAAATAGCAGAAGAGCTATAAAATCTAAAAAACACATTACGATATTACCACCATCTAGCCCTGGGATTGGTAGTAAGTTA
Coding sequences:
- the bamA gene encoding outer membrane protein assembly factor BamA, giving the protein MKCFKRSTLLLLLFLSLIVSCDANAITEDAAISTESVKLIVTGNKILSSSAVVHYFALPKRKAVTEQLINNSIKKLYNTGFFKDVKVQFDAKEQSIVINVKEVPIVNSVLFRGNKNISDSTLRNFMKTKPGTPYSYQRSWSDSQILKQVFREKGYFEATVTPKFVMLDDVRINVIYYIHEGSAPSVVAINFIGNKAFSDAGLKDVISMKEKTWYRAMVDNHIVKHSTVVSDAQRVKEFYEDAGYIDCEITNTEVAILPEKKGALVTYVVDEGVRYVVRNVNVNLQKKVDFSDLIKRINLRKGESVSIRKIKALQEALKEKMHEVGYAFSKVSYEIIKDGNQVDIRFNIAESSYVYVNNIIIDGNSKTKDFVVRKELEIGEGDPFKMEYVNASVSNIRSLDIFDDIDASIIPQQNDKADLKLTVKEKSTAKMQLQLAYGGMDSTGKSKFSGLIELVERNFLGTGKIIDIRFAAGPAPGMMNSTANVAPSFATDFTYTDPYFLERDLMWQFGAFYNTTPYYAEKENAQHTKEWQQSQYDIVRKGLFTKFIFPITKYCDAGLGYILKGDDINNKKNDISAYIRAETSPYVVSAVTSSLTYRKVFYRGKLPDGYSLGIFPEFAGLGGNGYYQKYDVNTGFYLPVIDRKFLIYTKVNGGMISAFGDNKVSVANGFMLGAPKIRGFQPNGICPRDKLYSDSLGAKKYFTGSVEVIYPLKMAKELDIDLRGFMDFGTCWDIDIPTDTWRKMGYFKKDGKIPSKSEMKKEVEECKTNPATQQCYEAEQNSYFRYDINPYDGYYNSKAIRGGIGVGLSIKLPFLGTISFDYAIPLNAQEGDLQQRFFIYGSAAY